In Bacillus sp. KH172YL63, one genomic interval encodes:
- a CDS encoding cell wall-binding repeat-containing protein, which produces MRKLLVFTALSLLFVGFMFEPFPTLANEGMDSNDLKSDIAKIIKGDDLNDITVPKFDKLNEALHKNESQDHISLLGEIYENEPNDDFPQANNIRKDDIIIGQFNWSQDVDVYKIQINKTEDLYVLGSTEYTFNDLGYLLFDSRQEPVYPDEWVSDETDDIQAYYALPAGTYYIATTDLYEYGGDGRYALMAVSDDSGEENYENVLRIAGNNRYETAVEVSKVGWPEGADTVVLARDSNFPDALAGAPLAYKHDAPILLNPKDSLQSAVKNQLKYLEAKNVIILGGTSAITSKVERELKQMGLNIKRIGGKSRYDTAAKIAAEIGDYDKAVIAYGENFPDALSIAPYAAANQIPILLSPKDQLPAETSTALKKVSHTIIVGGTNVISDKVKKGLASKNPVRIAGKDRYDTSVKVAERLPMSSEMITVATGENFADALTGSVLAAKFYEPIILVKKNNVPSPVTKYIQENGTWYFTVLGGEAAISQEAVGQLVSN; this is translated from the coding sequence ATGAGAAAGTTATTAGTGTTTACAGCTCTTTCCCTTCTATTTGTGGGTTTTATGTTCGAACCATTCCCAACATTAGCGAATGAAGGGATGGACAGCAACGATTTAAAGAGTGATATTGCTAAAATTATCAAAGGAGATGATTTAAATGATATTACTGTTCCGAAGTTTGATAAGTTGAATGAGGCTCTTCACAAGAATGAATCACAAGATCATATAAGTCTTTTGGGAGAAATATATGAAAACGAGCCGAATGATGATTTCCCACAGGCGAATAACATTCGGAAAGATGATATTATTATTGGTCAGTTTAATTGGTCACAAGACGTGGATGTTTATAAAATTCAAATTAATAAAACCGAAGATTTATATGTCTTAGGAAGCACAGAATATACTTTTAACGATTTAGGATATTTGTTATTTGATTCAAGACAGGAGCCGGTATATCCGGATGAGTGGGTTTCAGATGAAACAGATGATATCCAAGCTTACTATGCATTGCCGGCTGGAACATATTATATAGCAACAACCGACCTCTACGAATATGGGGGGGATGGTAGATATGCTCTTATGGCTGTTTCAGACGATAGTGGTGAAGAAAACTACGAAAATGTACTAAGAATTGCAGGTAATAACAGATATGAGACGGCTGTAGAAGTGTCAAAGGTTGGATGGCCAGAAGGGGCTGATACAGTGGTACTCGCAAGGGATAGTAATTTTCCGGATGCATTGGCCGGTGCCCCACTTGCATATAAGCACGACGCGCCAATCCTCTTAAATCCAAAAGACAGCCTACAAAGTGCGGTTAAGAATCAATTGAAATATTTAGAAGCGAAGAATGTCATAATACTTGGTGGTACCAGTGCCATTACCTCTAAAGTTGAACGTGAACTAAAGCAGATGGGGTTGAACATAAAGCGAATCGGCGGAAAAAGTCGCTATGATACAGCAGCAAAGATAGCTGCTGAAATAGGAGATTATGATAAAGCAGTCATAGCTTATGGTGAGAATTTCCCAGATGCGTTGTCGATAGCTCCGTACGCAGCTGCCAATCAGATTCCGATATTGCTAAGCCCAAAGGATCAATTGCCGGCTGAAACTAGCACCGCATTAAAGAAGGTGTCTCATACGATTATCGTTGGTGGTACAAATGTAATATCTGATAAAGTTAAAAAGGGACTTGCTTCTAAAAACCCTGTGCGGATTGCCGGAAAGGACCGGTATGATACATCAGTCAAGGTTGCAGAAAGGCTACCAATGTCTTCTGAAATGATTACAGTTGCTACTGGGGAAAACTTCGCGGATGCATTAACAGGATCAGTGCTGGCTGCGAAATTTTATGAGCCAATCATTCTTGTGAAGAAGAATAACGTACCGTCCCCCGTAACAAAGTATATTCAAGAGAATGGAACTTGGTATTTCACTGTATTAGGAGGGGAAGCGGCTATCAGCCAAGAAGCGGTTGGTCAACTAGTTAGTAACTAA
- a CDS encoding cell wall-binding repeat-containing protein has product MSKLHLLSGKCKLFVFILVFGLALQINSGGLVEASGKTVDRVSGTNRYDTSVKVSQQGWPEGADTVVIAVGDNFPDALAGAPLAHKMNAPILLVSKSSIPGDVNKEINRLNAKHAYILGGKSVISEEVAQQLASMGIVVTRVAGKDRYATAAKIAEIVGGNKAIITYGENFPDSLAIASYAASKAIPILLTSTNVLPDSTKKSLHQYDSTIVVGGNKVVSDEVYRQLPSPKRITGSDRYDTATKVVKTLYSASGSSNTVVATGESFADALTGSVMAAKNDEPIMLIESDSVPKVVKETINNYNINNFTIIGGTSVVSDHAVSMLTFDPTVIIETAKKYIGTPYKWGGTTPSGFDCSGYIGYVYNQHGINVSRTTTGMWNENPRVNKPAIGDIVVFTTYKPGPSHVGIYMGDNKFIHSGDRGVEVTSMDNVYFKPRYLGAVRVLK; this is encoded by the coding sequence ATGTCAAAATTACACTTATTATCTGGAAAATGTAAGTTGTTTGTTTTTATATTAGTCTTTGGATTAGCACTTCAAATCAATAGTGGGGGATTAGTTGAAGCAAGCGGTAAGACTGTGGATAGAGTAAGTGGAACAAATAGATATGATACCTCTGTAAAAGTTTCTCAACAAGGGTGGCCTGAAGGAGCGGATACCGTCGTAATTGCAGTGGGAGATAATTTCCCGGATGCCTTAGCAGGGGCACCACTGGCACATAAAATGAATGCTCCTATATTATTAGTATCCAAGTCGAGTATACCCGGTGATGTGAATAAAGAGATTAATAGACTGAACGCAAAGCATGCATACATATTAGGTGGGAAATCAGTTATTAGTGAAGAGGTAGCGCAACAACTTGCGAGTATGGGAATAGTTGTTACAAGGGTTGCTGGGAAAGATCGTTATGCAACAGCTGCTAAAATAGCAGAAATAGTCGGAGGAAATAAAGCAATTATTACGTACGGTGAGAATTTTCCTGATAGTCTTGCCATAGCGTCATACGCTGCAAGCAAGGCTATACCGATATTATTGACTAGTACAAATGTACTTCCGGATAGTACAAAGAAGTCACTACATCAATATGACTCTACCATTGTCGTCGGAGGAAATAAAGTAGTGAGCGATGAAGTCTATCGTCAATTGCCAAGTCCAAAGAGAATCACAGGATCTGATCGTTATGATACAGCAACTAAAGTAGTGAAAACATTGTATTCAGCTTCTGGTTCAAGTAACACAGTGGTTGCAACAGGAGAGAGTTTTGCAGATGCACTTACTGGATCTGTCATGGCTGCAAAGAATGATGAGCCAATTATGCTGATAGAATCAGATAGCGTTCCTAAAGTTGTGAAGGAAACCATCAATAACTATAATATTAACAATTTCACGATTATCGGGGGAACTTCAGTTGTATCTGACCATGCTGTTTCAATGTTGACATTTGACCCAACTGTCATCATAGAAACAGCAAAAAAATATATCGGGACCCCATATAAGTGGGGAGGGACAACTCCGAGCGGATTTGATTGTAGCGGATATATCGGATATGTATACAATCAGCACGGAATTAATGTTTCAAGGACAACCACAGGAATGTGGAATGAAAATCCTAGAGTAAATAAGCCAGCAATAGGGGACATAGTTGTATTTACAACATATAAGCCAGGTCCATCCCATGTTGGAATTTATATGGGGGATAATAAATTCATACACTCAGGAGATCGTGGAGTAGAAGTTACTAGTATGGATAATGTCTACTTCAAGCCAAGATATTTGGGTGCAGTGAGAGTGTTGAAATAA
- a CDS encoding cell wall-binding repeat-containing protein has translation MLKKVTCYTLVFVTLLFCLIFEQHFTEASNDSNRIAGLDRYETAVKISKKGWPSGTNIVVLTRGDLFPDALAGAPLARKYDAPILLTSQSRLPQSTKNQILALKAKKVVILGGPQAISLSIDKNLKTLGLSVERIYGQDRYSTAIEISKKLGNTNNEFIITTGKDFPDALAVAPYAAEHAIPILLSRPDSLPSDVKSTVKNAKKTYIIGGKNALYESIDPLLPNSQRISGPTRYDTANEIISNFYHANPKMYVSTGTNFADALTGSVLAAKQKTAILLVDQNQTKGETEYLFNRNRVQDFNILGGTSAVSDHVQKELTTLISSVDKETIGASNVTSKLSKLSATQTLAIKKSYKQRLNDTMHITVGKEVSKTFNEGQLFVIPPTTEFPNGFVAKIMSINEVMGTITISQPSIGDVFDKLSLHDEQSLSLEKLNNFVLNDGVFLKVGQSKISTIQELNSIRNLSTDDLTFSISSRWMEKENLKMNIAGEIQLQDLKTRTDTEYDANRGISTFNVNLDYTEKYNTTLDINGSTDSLASDSLPTSDWTTLNEDQSAASFVLGSVSYKLGNIPLLTSVKFGQVHMPVSLAITFTLDSEGKVASEAQFSVIEEERNQLELTWNEKTQQIETDHLNTPITHKQMINGKVDGALTNKINMNVGLQIASIFPFETKHYLTSVHNWTGEGMSNFNVLTQETLNKSGCFTQQLDISRKDILITRLQASKINKNTIMDKTLVNHDLDFCVQTGNVSGDAFAGSSLDHSNIAVKAMQNNELMGTATTDEDGGYELSLPEGKYTLSFTKKGYQTEIIYDTEIKPDTTFTLPTVNLIELDKIGKGSINGKLIDGVSGEAVTNAKMIIRSGFHHSNGEILMATYTDENGEYEVLNLLSGLYSIEVIKDGYISYLFNTHIQKGTNINHPNESISPLLEHGKTRFILNWGNHAMDLDSHFTGPGTNNNRFHLYWDAPLYKDNDDMIASLDLFDKEALTGPETITLHQQKPGSYKYSVYNYSYRLHEGSNALANSEAKIDIYQNGSLKKTLYVPNDQPGKLWTAFELNNNEINYLNMISDNEVTLMSNISDSIDNAILPSLQKDKK, from the coding sequence TTGTTAAAGAAAGTAACCTGTTACACCTTAGTATTTGTCACATTGCTATTTTGTTTAATATTTGAACAACATTTTACTGAAGCAAGCAATGATTCCAATCGGATTGCCGGATTAGATCGATATGAAACTGCAGTTAAAATCTCAAAAAAAGGGTGGCCTTCCGGGACCAACATTGTCGTACTAACAAGGGGAGATCTATTTCCAGACGCACTAGCTGGTGCCCCGCTAGCCAGAAAATACGATGCTCCAATTCTACTTACATCTCAATCGAGACTACCTCAATCAACCAAAAATCAGATACTTGCATTAAAAGCAAAAAAAGTTGTGATTTTAGGGGGGCCTCAGGCCATTAGTTTATCTATTGATAAAAATCTAAAAACATTAGGACTCAGTGTTGAAAGGATATATGGACAAGATCGTTACTCAACAGCCATTGAGATTTCCAAAAAATTAGGGAATACGAATAATGAATTTATTATTACAACTGGGAAAGATTTTCCCGATGCGCTAGCAGTAGCTCCCTATGCCGCTGAGCATGCTATACCTATTTTACTCAGCAGACCAGATTCACTACCATCTGATGTTAAAAGTACTGTAAAAAATGCCAAAAAAACATATATTATAGGAGGAAAAAACGCATTATATGAAAGCATTGACCCCCTTCTTCCTAATTCACAAAGAATTTCCGGTCCAACCAGATATGATACAGCCAACGAAATCATCTCAAATTTCTACCATGCTAACCCTAAAATGTATGTTAGTACTGGTACCAATTTCGCTGATGCACTCACAGGTTCTGTTTTAGCTGCTAAGCAAAAAACAGCCATATTATTAGTGGATCAAAATCAAACGAAGGGCGAAACGGAATATTTATTTAATCGAAATAGAGTACAGGATTTTAATATTCTAGGTGGTACATCTGCTGTTTCCGATCATGTACAAAAAGAACTTACCACCTTAATCAGTTCTGTAGATAAAGAAACAATCGGTGCTTCAAACGTAACGTCCAAACTATCAAAACTCTCTGCTACCCAAACACTTGCTATTAAAAAGAGCTACAAACAAAGATTAAATGACACTATGCATATCACTGTAGGAAAAGAAGTGTCTAAAACATTTAACGAAGGTCAACTATTTGTCATTCCACCTACTACTGAATTTCCAAATGGTTTCGTGGCCAAAATCATGTCTATTAATGAAGTAATGGGTACTATCACCATTAGCCAACCCTCTATTGGAGATGTGTTTGATAAACTATCCTTGCATGATGAACAATCACTTTCTTTGGAGAAGTTAAATAATTTCGTCCTGAATGACGGGGTGTTTTTGAAAGTTGGTCAAAGCAAGATTTCGACCATACAAGAATTAAACTCAATAAGAAATCTAAGCACAGATGACCTGACATTTTCCATATCATCAAGATGGATGGAAAAAGAAAATTTAAAGATGAATATTGCCGGAGAGATACAGCTACAAGACCTTAAAACAAGAACTGACACTGAATATGATGCAAACCGAGGAATTTCAACTTTTAATGTGAATCTTGACTATACAGAAAAATACAATACTACCCTTGATATAAATGGTTCTACAGATTCACTAGCGTCTGATTCACTGCCAACGTCCGACTGGACTACATTAAACGAAGACCAATCGGCGGCATCATTTGTATTAGGTTCTGTTTCGTACAAGCTTGGAAACATACCTCTACTGACGTCTGTGAAATTTGGTCAAGTTCACATGCCCGTCTCCCTGGCTATTACCTTTACTCTGGACTCAGAAGGAAAGGTTGCATCAGAGGCCCAATTCAGCGTCATAGAAGAAGAAAGGAATCAATTGGAACTTACTTGGAACGAAAAGACCCAACAGATTGAGACCGATCATCTGAATACTCCTATCACTCATAAACAAATGATTAATGGTAAAGTCGATGGAGCATTAACGAATAAAATAAACATGAATGTTGGTTTACAGATCGCCAGTATCTTCCCATTTGAAACGAAGCATTATTTAACCTCCGTCCATAATTGGACTGGGGAAGGGATGTCGAACTTTAATGTCCTTACTCAAGAAACCTTAAATAAATCAGGTTGTTTTACACAGCAGCTTGATATATCAAGAAAAGATATCCTTATCACAAGGTTACAAGCTTCTAAAATAAACAAAAATACTATCATGGACAAAACTCTAGTCAATCATGATCTTGATTTTTGTGTGCAAACTGGAAATGTTTCAGGGGATGCATTCGCTGGAAGTAGTCTAGATCATTCAAACATTGCTGTTAAAGCTATGCAAAATAATGAACTGATGGGCACAGCGACTACCGATGAAGATGGAGGCTATGAATTATCACTGCCTGAGGGGAAATATACCTTATCATTTACCAAAAAAGGATATCAAACAGAAATCATTTACGATACAGAAATTAAACCTGACACCACTTTCACCTTACCTACAGTTAACTTGATAGAACTAGACAAAATTGGTAAGGGCTCGATTAATGGGAAGTTAATAGATGGAGTATCAGGAGAAGCTGTCACCAATGCAAAGATGATCATTCGAAGTGGATTCCATCATTCAAATGGAGAAATCCTAATGGCAACGTACACGGATGAAAATGGAGAGTATGAGGTTCTAAACCTTCTTTCAGGACTTTATTCTATCGAAGTGATAAAAGATGGATACATTTCATACTTATTTAACACTCATATCCAAAAAGGTACCAATATCAATCATCCAAATGAAAGTATCTCCCCCTTACTCGAACACGGAAAGACTAGATTTATTTTGAACTGGGGAAATCATGCAATGGATTTAGATTCACACTTTACCGGCCCAGGAACGAACAATAATCGCTTTCATCTCTATTGGGACGCACCACTGTATAAAGACAATGATGATATGATTGCAAGCTTGGATTTATTTGATAAAGAGGCGTTGACTGGACCTGAAACGATAACATTACACCAGCAGAAACCGGGTTCTTATAAATACAGTGTATATAACTATTCTTATCGCTTACATGAAGGTTCAAATGCTTTAGCTAATTCTGAAGCCAAAATAGATATCTACCAGAACGGATCATTGAAAAAAACTTTATATGTTCCGAACGATCAACCTGGAAAACTTTGGACAGCATTTGAACTCAATAACAATGAAATAAACTATTTAAATATGATAAGTGATAATGAAGTAACATTGATGTCCAATATATCTGATTCCATTGATAACGCCATACTACCCTCTTTACAAAAAGATAAAAAATAA
- a CDS encoding PIG-L deacetylase family protein → MKFKPFILGTLLFFFHCNLINVSAEEPINKPVAIFYSPHQDDELLTMGHAITLYVHNGYEVHVVLLTDGSATNAIHSVNKEVVKHYLSPMSTKEFSDARNLEFIRSLSALGVERKNMHFSRLKDGKTTVNQVEETVLKYKTRFPEAIHMALSYHDDHNDHRNSGLALNNLFKNGLLKEPKFYIQNNERNIVKGVYETYSSILDQPIVNATIPYKEWNPLRRMYSIGIISVPYDFNLLERDPRSKYHLIDQ, encoded by the coding sequence ATGAAATTCAAACCATTTATCTTAGGTACATTACTCTTCTTTTTCCATTGTAATCTAATCAATGTTAGCGCGGAAGAACCTATTAATAAACCTGTAGCCATTTTTTACTCCCCACATCAAGATGATGAACTACTAACAATGGGTCACGCTATTACCCTTTATGTTCATAATGGCTACGAAGTGCACGTTGTATTATTGACCGATGGATCTGCGACTAATGCTATTCATTCAGTAAATAAAGAGGTCGTTAAGCATTATTTAAGCCCAATGTCAACAAAGGAATTTTCTGATGCCAGGAACTTGGAATTCATTCGATCGTTAAGTGCCCTGGGGGTTGAGAGAAAGAATATGCATTTCTCACGGTTAAAAGATGGTAAAACAACTGTCAACCAGGTGGAAGAAACAGTATTAAAGTATAAAACCCGTTTTCCGGAAGCCATTCATATGGCTCTAAGCTACCATGATGATCATAACGACCATCGTAACTCCGGACTGGCGTTAAATAATTTGTTTAAAAATGGATTACTGAAAGAACCCAAATTTTATATCCAAAATAACGAAAGAAATATAGTTAAAGGTGTATACGAGACATACTCATCAATTCTTGATCAACCAATCGTTAATGCTACCATTCCTTATAAAGAATGGAATCCTTTAAGAAGGATGTATTCTATTGGAATCATTTCTGTTCCGTATGATTTTAATTTGCTGGAAAGGGACCCAAGAAGTAAGTACCACTTAATTGATCAATAG
- a CDS encoding cell wall-binding repeat-containing protein, with the protein MKLLIVNFVVIVTAFFGFGLTVGAAEPIIKDPNLEEVVKYHYNIDEKVNISLIQLEDLVNLDGSFWGISDLEGIQHADNLVSLYLEGNNLKRINELKPLKNLEVLSLAENQIEEITVPEDFNKVSLLDLSYNRIMDISPLRSMAFQGNEISLALNDNRIASLTPLKNTSFPKDAASLYIDASNNELKNLDGLQQASALTELSASKNHLSDIEALSPLENLKYLNINNNDLVTLSPLSKSKLQVVKAADNRIESLDGIQVDSKGGYYFELQGNKIKDIKSLSGMTKGYVNLENNEIQSIRALSEVVQGTVLLKGNPLNEDAMDIIYTLKERGVNVSYDPIELPEMGEKRLAGSNRYATAVEISKEGWGESHTVFLARGDSFADALAGVTLAYEKNAPILLTEKNRLSTETKREIERLQAEEVILLGGSSAISLEVEDELKSIQLITKRVSGKDRFDTARLIAEELNLKPKKAIIAYGKNFPDALSIAPYAARMGYPILLTDKDSLPNSTKSFLENVNQSIVVGGEGVVSNSILSELPSPQRIGGKNRFETATKVFKELNGTSTTFFIGNGYGFADSLTGSVLAAKKSAALLLVNKTGIPVETQDIFNGYTVENFTVLGGKAVIEDEVIYNLTKLYEGSLNEQ; encoded by the coding sequence ATGAAACTATTGATAGTAAACTTTGTCGTTATTGTCACAGCATTCTTCGGTTTCGGTCTAACAGTAGGTGCGGCGGAACCTATTATTAAAGATCCAAACCTAGAGGAGGTTGTAAAGTACCATTATAATATTGATGAAAAAGTTAACATTTCTTTAATACAACTAGAAGATTTGGTTAACCTCGATGGGAGTTTTTGGGGGATAAGTGATCTGGAAGGCATTCAGCATGCTGATAATTTAGTATCGCTTTATCTTGAGGGCAATAATCTTAAACGAATAAATGAATTAAAACCATTAAAAAATCTTGAGGTATTGTCCTTGGCGGAAAATCAAATAGAGGAGATAACCGTGCCGGAAGACTTTAATAAAGTTTCATTATTAGATTTAAGTTATAACCGCATTATGGATATATCTCCTCTTCGATCTATGGCGTTTCAAGGAAATGAAATAAGTCTGGCCCTGAATGATAACCGAATAGCAAGTTTGACACCGCTAAAAAACACATCATTTCCTAAAGATGCAGCTTCTTTATATATTGATGCATCAAACAATGAACTGAAAAATTTAGATGGATTGCAACAAGCGTCTGCACTAACGGAGTTATCGGCATCTAAAAATCACTTATCTGACATTGAAGCATTATCGCCGCTTGAAAACCTTAAGTACTTGAATATTAACAATAATGACTTAGTCACCTTATCCCCATTATCAAAATCTAAACTTCAAGTGGTGAAAGCGGCTGATAATCGTATAGAATCCTTAGATGGCATTCAAGTAGATTCTAAAGGAGGCTATTATTTTGAGCTGCAGGGGAATAAAATTAAGGATATAAAAAGCTTATCAGGTATGACAAAGGGCTATGTGAATTTAGAAAATAATGAAATTCAAAGCATAAGGGCGTTGAGTGAAGTTGTTCAAGGAACAGTTTTGTTAAAAGGTAACCCTTTAAACGAAGACGCGATGGACATCATTTATACTTTAAAAGAGCGTGGGGTAAATGTAAGCTATGACCCCATAGAATTACCTGAGATGGGTGAAAAGCGGCTCGCTGGTTCAAACCGATATGCGACGGCGGTTGAAATATCCAAAGAAGGATGGGGAGAATCCCATACTGTCTTTTTAGCTAGAGGGGATTCATTTGCCGATGCCCTTGCTGGAGTAACCCTAGCTTATGAAAAGAATGCCCCGATTTTATTAACGGAAAAGAATAGATTAAGTACCGAAACGAAGAGGGAGATAGAAAGGTTACAAGCGGAAGAAGTGATACTATTGGGCGGATCCTCTGCCATCTCTTTAGAAGTGGAAGATGAATTGAAATCCATACAGTTGATTACGAAAAGGGTTTCGGGTAAGGATCGTTTTGATACTGCTAGATTAATAGCAGAGGAATTAAACTTGAAGCCTAAGAAAGCAATTATTGCTTACGGGAAGAATTTCCCAGATGCGTTATCAATTGCCCCATATGCTGCGCGCATGGGCTATCCAATATTATTAACGGATAAAGACTCACTTCCAAACTCAACTAAGAGCTTTTTAGAGAATGTAAATCAATCTATTGTCGTCGGTGGCGAAGGAGTAGTAAGTAACTCGATCCTATCTGAACTACCATCTCCCCAAAGGATTGGCGGTAAAAATCGCTTTGAGACAGCCACAAAAGTATTTAAAGAGTTAAATGGAACAAGCACTACCTTCTTTATAGGAAATGGTTATGGATTTGCCGATTCCTTGACAGGTTCGGTCTTGGCAGCCAAAAAAAGTGCTGCATTATTATTGGTTAATAAAACCGGAATCCCAGTAGAAACGCAGGATATTTTCAATGGTTACACAGTGGAAAACTTTACTGTTCTAGGTGGGAAAGCGGTTATCGAGGATGAAGTTATTTATAATCTTACAAAATTATATGAAGGGAGTTTAAATGAACAATAA
- a CDS encoding cell wall-binding repeat-containing protein yields the protein MNKVIGITISAVLFMVSMSIDPIKGFAAASNEVEPISISIDPLSYPTDENSARIKKILLNTNKYGLTTWWDEEKNFDDQGKGYLDFGGRDESDIRHPAAMSLGLATSLSFKVYNPSYIGVPESEAIDHTSQLVSSLAFHHRANSQNGWGNRWQSAHWAYFAGFGGWLIWDDLSKENQEYVRKMVEYEANRFIDYKVPYWKNAGGEVLFPGDTKAEENAWNAQLLQLATAMMPEHQNWHAWMNKNIELMVSSAATPMDLTNSEVVNGKEVREWVKGSNINDDGTVVNHGFIHPDYMEFIAFNNTSGIHYTLAGMATPEAAFFNSDLVYGAYVEHSFSSPPFEGAGGTIYKQNSSDIYYPQGNDWGTDRRMQFATLDIFADVFEFDSSLSRGGSYWEPLHAQKVLDMQNRHSDGHTYASYMEDTYDGREEWVAHHAAWALMAKWMKNDPALKISEKSYGPTYERLSGKDRFETSVEISKEGWGSSETVVIASGEDFPDALASAPLAGKYKAPILLTNHNHLPGSVEKELVRLDAERIIIIGGTSAVTDEVAEAIRDLDVKVSRIDGSDRYETSVNIAKYIGASSDQAFLVNGKTFPDALSVASIAGKNGIPILLTKKDEIPPSTQEVLEQVRSITLIGGENVIGKNVEQTFPKATRIAGVDRYETAVKVMETLQPGAKTIMVSNGGAFPDALSGSALASKLNASLVLTGFNDIPDATLNVFKRNSIEHFYLLGGENTLAAHVPLSLLRQ from the coding sequence TCCAACCGACGAGAACTCTGCCAGAATTAAGAAGATATTATTGAACACGAATAAATATGGATTGACAACATGGTGGGATGAAGAGAAGAATTTTGATGACCAAGGGAAAGGGTACCTTGATTTTGGAGGTAGAGATGAGAGTGACATTCGCCATCCTGCAGCAATGTCACTTGGGCTTGCGACTTCCTTATCTTTTAAAGTATATAATCCTTCCTATATTGGCGTACCTGAGAGTGAAGCGATAGATCATACTTCGCAGCTTGTTTCTTCTCTGGCTTTTCATCATCGGGCGAATTCACAAAATGGTTGGGGAAATAGATGGCAATCGGCTCATTGGGCATATTTTGCGGGCTTTGGCGGATGGTTAATATGGGACGACTTATCTAAAGAAAATCAAGAATATGTTCGCAAAATGGTTGAGTACGAAGCCAATCGTTTTATTGATTATAAAGTGCCTTATTGGAAAAACGCAGGAGGAGAAGTGCTTTTTCCTGGAGATACAAAAGCCGAGGAGAATGCTTGGAACGCACAATTGTTACAGTTAGCTACAGCCATGATGCCGGAGCATCAAAATTGGCATGCCTGGATGAATAAAAATATTGAGCTCATGGTGTCTTCAGCAGCAACCCCTATGGACCTTACCAATAGTGAGGTGGTTAACGGGAAAGAGGTAAGAGAATGGGTTAAAGGGAGTAATATTAATGATGATGGAACTGTTGTGAACCATGGATTTATACATCCTGATTATATGGAGTTCATCGCATTCAATAATACTTCAGGAATTCATTATACACTGGCGGGCATGGCAACACCGGAAGCTGCTTTTTTTAACTCTGACCTTGTTTATGGTGCCTATGTGGAACATTCTTTTTCAAGTCCACCTTTTGAGGGGGCGGGCGGAACAATTTATAAACAAAACTCATCAGATATTTACTATCCTCAAGGAAATGATTGGGGTACAGATAGAAGAATGCAGTTTGCAACTCTTGATATCTTTGCAGATGTGTTTGAGTTTGATTCATCTTTAAGTAGAGGTGGCTCATACTGGGAACCGTTACACGCTCAGAAAGTATTAGATATGCAAAATCGACATTCCGATGGACATACGTATGCTTCTTACATGGAGGATACATATGATGGTAGAGAGGAATGGGTTGCCCATCATGCTGCTTGGGCTTTGATGGCAAAGTGGATGAAGAACGACCCCGCTTTAAAGATCTCAGAAAAATCTTATGGGCCAACCTATGAACGATTATCTGGAAAGGATAGGTTTGAAACATCGGTCGAAATTTCGAAAGAAGGATGGGGATCATCTGAAACAGTTGTCATTGCCAGTGGAGAAGATTTCCCGGACGCGCTTGCTTCCGCTCCTTTAGCAGGAAAATATAAGGCCCCCATTTTATTGACGAACCATAATCACTTGCCAGGTAGTGTAGAGAAGGAATTGGTCAGACTGGATGCTGAAAGGATAATTATTATAGGTGGAACTTCGGCTGTCACGGATGAGGTTGCAGAAGCCATAAGAGATTTAGACGTAAAGGTCAGCAGAATAGATGGAAGTGATCGTTATGAAACGTCTGTGAATATTGCCAAATACATCGGGGCATCTTCAGATCAAGCATTTCTAGTAAATGGAAAAACTTTTCCGGATGCTCTCTCTGTCGCTTCGATAGCTGGTAAAAATGGTATCCCGATATTGTTGACAAAAAAAGATGAAATACCTCCTTCAACTCAAGAGGTCCTTGAGCAAGTCCGTTCTATAACTCTTATAGGTGGGGAGAACGTCATTGGAAAAAACGTTGAACAAACATTTCCAAAAGCTACAAGGATTGCAGGGGTGGACCGATATGAAACAGCTGTAAAGGTAATGGAGACACTCCAGCCGGGGGCCAAGACGATAATGGTTTCCAACGGGGGGGCTTTTCCAGATGCACTGTCTGGTTCTGCATTGGCATCAAAGTTAAACGCTTCATTGGTTTTAACAGGCTTTAACGATATTCCTGATGCAACCTTGAATGTGTTTAAGCGAAATTCCATTGAGCACTTTTACCTGTTAGGTGGAGAAAATACTCTTGCTGCTCATGTTCCATTAAGCTTATTAAGACAGTGA